The Mangrovivirga cuniculi genomic sequence GACACTTTTAAGAGAGTATATCGGAGATGCTTTTAAATTGACTTCAAAGCACCAGATCAAGGCTACCGGTATTAGTGAGGTGATCGATACATTGGAGACCGGTAAGGTTGCTGTATATGCCTTAATTCAAGGTGAAGTACCAAGCCAGGTACAATTTTTTGTAACCGACAGTACGGAGAATTTTTTTAGAGGAGCACTTTACTTCCCGGTTGCAACAAAAAACGATTCGTTAAAACCATCAGTTGAATATCTCAAAGAAGATATTGACGTTATGCTGAACTCCCTAGAGTGGAGAGATGTTGAATAAGATTAAATTGAATCTTTATAGTCTTTTTCTCCGGCAGTAATCTCAATATCAAGATAGCTTTCCTTGCCAGGTATTGGACAAGAATATCCTTCGGAATAAGCACAATAAGGATTGTAAGAGTAGTTGAAATCAACGATTACATTATCAAAATCTTCAGGAATTGAGAAGTCCAGGTAACGACCTGCAGCATAACTTTCCAGCCCGGTTGTTTGATCCATAAACGGCACAAATAAATAGTCCTTGTATCCATTTAAGGCAATCATTGATTGATAAACCGGAAGAGAAAACTTTTCACCCTTTAGCGTGAAAGTTAGCTTACCGTATAACTTGTAAGTTTTTTGAATGCCTGATGAAGTTTCAAAAGTCTTCATTTTTAATCCTGGAAACTTAACTAGCTCACCACTGACTTTAAATGATGGATCCACAGAAAAATAGTTTAATCCCTTGAAGGAGTTTTTCTCTTCAACGGGTGAATCTTCATCAGTAAGGAAAGAGGAGTCTTTTGAAATTCTGTGTTCCAGAATTTCCTGCTCATAGTTTTGACCAAAGGAGGTGCTCAGACATAAGCAGAAAAGAATAAGATAAAAAAATGGATATTTCATTTATTGATTTTCAAGTTCTTTGATGGCCAGCCATGCCATTAAACCCGGACCGATTTTAAGTGCGTTCTCATCAATATCAAACTTGGGAGTATGAACACTGTTTGTTAGTCCTTTTTCTTCATTTCTGGTCCCGAGCCTGTAAAAACAAGCTGGAACTTCATGAGAATAATAAGAAAAGTCTTCTCCGGCCAGCCATAGTTCGAGGTCTACTACATTTTCCTCTCCAAGGAATTCTTTCGCCCAGGATTTTGTGCGGTCTGCCAGCTCCGGATTGTTTTTAAGGTGTGGATATCCAACCTTAATATTGAACTCACAAGATCCGCCCATGCTTTCAGCAATGCCTTCTGCCATCTTTTTCATTCTCTTGTGGGCATCTTTGCGCCATTCTTCATCGAAGGTTCTGAAGGTACCTTCGACCTTAACCTCATCAGGTATTACGTTAGTAGCTCCATCTGCAATGACTTTACCAAAAGAAAGTACAGAAGGTATTTTAGGGCTCGCGGCTCTGCTTACGATTTGCTGAAGAGCAACGATTATATGAGAAGTGATTACCACCGGGTCAACGTTCATTTCCGGCATAGCTCCATGACCACCTTTTCCTTTTACAGTAACATAAATCTCGTCGGCAGAAGCCATGTACATTCCTGAACGGAATCCTACCTTTCCTGCATCAATCAGAGGCATCACATGCTGCCCGATGATCGATTTTGGATTTGGATTTTGTAAAACCCCTTCTTTTATCATGATGGAAGCGCCTCCCGGGAATTTTTCTTCTCCTGGCTGAAAAATCAGTTTGATCGTTCCATCAAAGTCAGATTTGACTTCATTTAATATTCTAGCCGTGCCTAGCAAAGAAGATGTATGTACATCGTGTCCACAGGCATGCATAACACCTTCATTGACCGATTTGTACTCTACATCGTTAGCCTCCTTAATGGGCAGAGCATCCATGTCTGCTCTAAGAGCAACAATAGAGGAGTCTGGATTATTCCCCTTTATCAGAGCAACTAAACCGGTATCTGCCATCTCCTTTATTTCATCAACACCAATTTTTTCGAGTTGCTCTTTTACGTAAGCACATGTGTTGTGTTCCTGAAATGAAAGTTCCGGATTTTTATGTATATGACGTCGGTTCGCTAAAACCTCTGAAAAAATTTCCTGATTAGCTTTTTTTATTTTGTCTGCGAGACCGTTTGTCGACATGCTTATTTAAGTTTTATTCTTGTAGGCACAATTATAGCTGTTGGAATAGTTGCTTTTAATTTACTTTCCAGCTCATGAGCCTCAATTTTATCGTAGAACTGCCCGACGAAAACTTTAAAATTAGGTTCGTCAAATGTTATTTTAGGTGTATAGTCACTAACAGCTTTATAAACCTCATTTTTTAATTCATTGGCTTTTTCCCTGCTTCTTCCACTATATACCTGGATTGTGAATCCATTAATATAATCAGCATCTCTGGACTCCCGGTTTATTGATTCGATGGTATCGTCAACTTGTGAGGTAACATCGTTGTCAACTGTTTTGTCCGGTCCCTCTTTGACAATTTGCTGAGTTTTCATTGTGTCTGTAGGCATCGTAACTTCATAACTTGGCCTTGTTTGACTAAGGTCGTCAGAAGCTTTTACACCTGCAGATGATCCGGAAGCAGCTTTTCCTGCTCCGGCACACTGAAAAAATAGTATTAAACTAAATAGGGCTGTTATTTTCAAAATCTTTTCCATAATGTTAACGATCGGTCAGTTATCAACTTTCGATAATGACACATTTATTGTTGTTGACGTCTTCTTCAACTGTTTTGAATTTAACGTCTTTTTTAACAGTTCCGTCTGTATACTGTACAGTAACTTTGTCATTTCTTCCGGCAACCTTTTCAGATTTCATCGGTTGAACCTTTTGTGCCGGAGGTCTGTTTCCTTGTGGAGGTGCTGCCTGACCTTGTCTGCTCAGTAAAGAACCACTGTCTTCTTTAGACTCTTTAAGTTTCTGTCTTTTTGCCTGGTGAGCAGCTTTTACCTCATCAGCTTCCTGTACAGGCAAGTTCGCCTTGAGTAAAAACGAGATTGTCTCTTCATTAAGCCTTGCAACGAATTTCTTAAACAATTCAAAACCTTCGAACTTATAGATCAATAAAGGGTCTTTTTGTTCGTAAACAGCATTTTGAACTGACTGCTTAAGGTCGTCCATATCTCGAAGGTGTTCCTTCCAGTTTTGATCTATCAGAGCCAGAGTGATCATTTTTTCCATAGAATTGATCAGCTCATCGCATTCTGTTTCAACATTTCTTTTCAGGTTAGTTGAAATACCAATTTGCTTTTTACCGTCAGTAAAAGGCACCAGAATTTCTTCAACCGTAGCGCCTCTTTCTTCAAATACTTTCTGAATAATCGGATAAGCTTTTTCCCTGATCAACTGATTTTTTTTATCGTATTCTTTCAGTGAAATCTCATATAATTCCTCTGTCAGTTTATCTGCAGGAGTGCTTTTAAGTTTATCTTCATCAAAAGGAGGTTCGATTCCAAGAGTACTTAAGCAAGCAAAATTGAAAGACTCGATGTCTTCGATACCTTTATACATTGCAATAATGTCTTCTGAGGTATCATAAAGCATATTTAAAATATCAACTTTTAATCTCTCACCAAACAGGGCGTTCTTACGTCGCTTGTAGATCACTTCCCTCTGTGAGTTCATCACATCATCATACTCAAGAAGCCTCTTTCTGATTCCGAAGTTATTTTCCTCAACTTTCTTCTGAGCTCGTTCGATTGATTTGGAGATCATACTATGTTGTATCACCTCACCCTCTTTAAGTCCCATTCGGTCCATCCATTTAGAAACTCTGTCCGAACCGAACAGACGCATCAGGTTATCTTCAAGAGAAACATAAAATTGAGAAGATCCCGGGTCTCCCTGTCTACCGGCACGACCTCTAAGCTGTCTGTCAACCCTTCTTGATTCGTGTCTTTCCGTACCGATGATAGCAAGTCCTCCGGCTTCTTTTGACTCAGGAGTAAGCTTAATATCCGTACCACGACCGGCCATGTTGGTTGCGATCGTCACAGTGCCCGGTTTTCCTGCTTCAGCAACAACATCAGCTTCTTTAGCGTGCTGCTTCGCATTTAATACCTGGTGCTTAATGTTTCTTAATTTAAGCATACGACTCAGGATCTCACTGATCTCTACAGAAGTAGTACCCACAAGAACAGGCCTTCCGGCATCTGTCAGTCGTACAATTTCATCAACTACTGCATTAAACTTCTCTCTTACAGTTTTATAAACGAGATCCTCACGATCATCTCTGACGATTGGTCTGTTTGTTGGAATTACAACTACATCCAGTTTGTAGATTTCCCAGAACTCTCCGGCTTCAGTCTCTGCTGTACCAGTCATACCAGCCAGCTTGTGATACATTCTGAAATAATTCTGTAGGGTGATTGTAGCGTATGTTTGAGTTGCGTCCTCAACTTTTACATTTTCTTTCGCTTCAATTGCCTGGTGTAAGCCGTCAGAATAGCGACGCCCTTCCATTACACGACCGGTCTGCTCATCAACGATTTTAACTTTGTCGTCAACGATAATATACTCAGTGTCTTTTTCGTATAAGGCATAAGCTCTTAATAACTGGTTAACAGAGTGGATTCTCTGTGATTTTACTGAGTAATCACTGATAATGCTTTCCTTTTTCTCGTGAAGCTCATCTTTGCTGAGGCTTTCATCTTTTTCAAGGTTAGCTATTTCAGTACCAATATCAGGCATGATAAAGAAATTAGGATCTTCATCCTCCTTAGTAATTCTCTCAATACCTTTTTCAGTCAGTTCTATTGAGTTAGTTTTTTCCTCAATTGTAAAATATAATGGAGCATCAGCCTCAGGCATCAGCTTTTGGTTTTCTGCAAGGTAAATATTCTCAGTTTTCTGCAGGATTGTTTTGATACCAGTCTGGCTGAGATATTTGATCAAAGGTTTGTACTTAGGAAGACCTCTGTAAGCACGGAATAAAGAAAGTCCACCTTCTTTTTCATTACCTTCAGCTATTAGCTTTTTTGCTTCTTGCAGGTATTGAGAAACAAGTTTTTTCTGAGCCTCAAATAATCCTGATAATCTTGGCTTCAGGTCATAAAACTCATGCTCATCTCCTTTAGGTATCGGACCAGAAATAATAAGTGGGGTTCTGGCATCATCGACTAACACGGAGTCAACCTCATCGATCATTGCAAAGTGGTGTCTTCGCTGAACAAGGTCACCGGTTTCGCGAGCCATGTTATCTCTCAGGTAATCGAAACCAAACTCATTATTGGTACCATAGGTAATGTCTGCTTTGTAAGCCTGTCGTCTTTCTTCAGAGTTAGGCTGGTATTTATCAATACAGTCTACCTGCATACCATGAAACTGAAAAATAGGAGCCATCCACTCACTATCACGTTTCGCGAGGTAGTCGTTAACTGTAACAATATGCACACCTCTTCTTGCTAGAGCATTCAAAAATGCTGGTAGCGTAGCAACAAGAGTTTTACCTTCACCTGTAGCCATCTCTGCGATTTTACCCTGGTGAAGTACGATACCACCGATCAGCTGCACATCGTAGTGAAGCATATTCCAGGTGATTGTCGATCCTGCAGCTTTCCATTCGTTATGCCAGATCGCTTTATCACCATCTATTTCTATATTATCATGATTTACAGCAAGCTCCCGATCAGTATTGTTAGCCGTCACGACCATCTGACCGTTGTTCATGAATCTTCTTGCTGTATCTTTTACTATTGCAAAACCTTTTGGAAGAATTTCTTCAAGCACTTTTTCAAGATCCTCATTTCTATCTTCTTCGAGTTTATCGATCTTATCGTAAACCGCCTCTTTTTGATGAACGTTCAGTTCAGGATCATCAGCTTTAGTGTGAAGCTCTTCTATTTCGTCATCGAAGTGTTTCAGCTTTTCATCTATGTAGCTTTTTAACTCTTCGGTTTTAGCTCTTAACTCATCGTCCGAAATGTCTTTGAGCGCCTCATATTCCTTGTTTATTTTCTCTACGATAGGAAGAAGTTCTTTAACATCTTTTTCCGACTTCGTTCCAAATAACTTCGAAAGACCTTTCGTTATAAAATCAATCATGGTTTATATTCTTAAAAATTTTATCCCTCGTAAATTTAATGTGTTTTATTAACTATTCCTGACACCCAGCACAAATTAGAGAGCCTGAGCAGTGTTAAATTTCGATTGTTCCTTCAAAAACTTTTTCTGCCGGCCCGATTAGCCAAATATCGGAATATTTGTCAGTTTCCTGATCGTGTTTAAACTCTGCAAAGAGTGTGCCTCCTTTAGCAATAATTTTCACGGGGGGTGTTAATCCCAGCTTGCTCCCAATTAATGCTGCTGCAGTAATTCCTGTACCACAGGCCAGGGTTTCATCTTCGACACCTCTTTCGTAGGTTCTGATCTTAAGTGAATTTTCTCCAAACAAGGAAATGAAATTGACATTTGAGCCATCTGGGGCATATATGTCTGAGTGCCTGATTGAAGATCCAATGGTTTTTACATCCTCATTGTCGAGGTCATCAGAGATTAATATGTGATGTGGAGAACCTGTATTGATAAAAAATTCCCTGTCAGAATATTTCTGAGGTGAGCCTTTGACAAAAAGGTCGATGGAAATGTTTTTTTCGGAAATTTTGGCATGATGTGGCCCATCAGTTGAATTAAAAGAGCACTCATCATTAGTTACCAGTTTTAAGTGGGTGGCAAATCTTACTGCGCACCTACTCCCGTTACCGCAAAAGCTCTGACTTCCATCGGCATTGTAATAGACCATATCAAAATCCTTATCTTCCGATTCAGAGATAGTTATCAATCCATCAGCACCGATGCCAAACCGACGATCACATAAAAGTGAGATCTTTTCCGAAGTGATTGTATCAAAATCACCGCTTCTGTTGTCGAGCATAACAAAATCATTGCCCGCTCCCTGGTATTTATAGAAGTTAATTTTCATTGCTTGTACAAATGTGCAGAGCAATTTAGTCATAAAAAAAGCCAACCCAAAAATGGATCGGCTTTTTAAAATGTCTTAATTGACAATTATATTTTTTCTTTAATCCTCGCAGATTTACCCTGACGTCCTCTAAGGTAGTAAAGCTTCGCTCTTCTTACTTTACCTTTCTTAAGTACGTCGATCTTATCGATGTTAGGAGATAGGAAAGGGAATATTCTTTCAATACCGATTCCGTTTGAAACCTTCCTTACTGTGAAAGTTTCTCCGTTTGTACCTTTACCTTTACGTTGGATCACAGTACC encodes the following:
- a CDS encoding DUF1684 domain-containing protein, encoding MKYPFFYLILFCLCLSTSFGQNYEQEILEHRISKDSSFLTDEDSPVEEKNSFKGLNYFSVDPSFKVSGELVKFPGLKMKTFETSSGIQKTYKLYGKLTFTLKGEKFSLPVYQSMIALNGYKDYLFVPFMDQTTGLESYAAGRYLDFSIPEDFDNVIVDFNYSYNPYCAYSEGYSCPIPGKESYLDIEITAGEKDYKDSI
- the gldD gene encoding gliding motility lipoprotein GldD; this translates as MRLNYIYLIVFVLFVASCGNDYVPKPKGYNYIVLPEHKYEAMPDGYPYDFKKNTAATIKKDSSGIAEPYWIHLYYPDLNADIQLTYKQINNDTTLLREYIGDAFKLTSKHQIKATGISEVIDTLETGKVAVYALIQGEVPSQVQFFVTDSTENFFRGALYFPVATKNDSLKPSVEYLKEDIDVMLNSLEWRDVE
- a CDS encoding M20 metallopeptidase family protein; the protein is MSTNGLADKIKKANQEIFSEVLANRRHIHKNPELSFQEHNTCAYVKEQLEKIGVDEIKEMADTGLVALIKGNNPDSSIVALRADMDALPIKEANDVEYKSVNEGVMHACGHDVHTSSLLGTARILNEVKSDFDGTIKLIFQPGEEKFPGGASIMIKEGVLQNPNPKSIIGQHVMPLIDAGKVGFRSGMYMASADEIYVTVKGKGGHGAMPEMNVDPVVITSHIIVALQQIVSRAASPKIPSVLSFGKVIADGATNVIPDEVKVEGTFRTFDEEWRKDAHKRMKKMAEGIAESMGGSCEFNIKVGYPHLKNNPELADRTKSWAKEFLGEENVVDLELWLAGEDFSYYSHEVPACFYRLGTRNEEKGLTNSVHTPKFDIDENALKIGPGLMAWLAIKELENQ
- a CDS encoding SPOR domain-containing protein; translated protein: MEKILKITALFSLILFFQCAGAGKAASGSSAGVKASDDLSQTRPSYEVTMPTDTMKTQQIVKEGPDKTVDNDVTSQVDDTIESINRESRDADYINGFTIQVYSGRSREKANELKNEVYKAVSDYTPKITFDEPNFKVFVGQFYDKIEAHELESKLKATIPTAIIVPTRIKLK
- the rplS gene encoding 50S ribosomal protein L19 encodes the protein MSELIIKKVEELVNADAKQHPDFKSGDTVNVHVRISEGGKERIQQFQGTVIQRKGKGTNGETFTVRKVSNGIGIERIFPFLSPNIDKIDVLKKGKVRRAKLYYLRGRQGKSARIKEKI
- the dapF gene encoding diaminopimelate epimerase, yielding MKINFYKYQGAGNDFVMLDNRSGDFDTITSEKISLLCDRRFGIGADGLITISESEDKDFDMVYYNADGSQSFCGNGSRCAVRFATHLKLVTNDECSFNSTDGPHHAKISEKNISIDLFVKGSPQKYSDREFFINTGSPHHILISDDLDNEDVKTIGSSIRHSDIYAPDGSNVNFISLFGENSLKIRTYERGVEDETLACGTGITAAALIGSKLGLTPPVKIIAKGGTLFAEFKHDQETDKYSDIWLIGPAEKVFEGTIEI
- the secA gene encoding preprotein translocase subunit SecA, whose protein sequence is MIDFITKGLSKLFGTKSEKDVKELLPIVEKINKEYEALKDISDDELRAKTEELKSYIDEKLKHFDDEIEELHTKADDPELNVHQKEAVYDKIDKLEEDRNEDLEKVLEEILPKGFAIVKDTARRFMNNGQMVVTANNTDRELAVNHDNIEIDGDKAIWHNEWKAAGSTITWNMLHYDVQLIGGIVLHQGKIAEMATGEGKTLVATLPAFLNALARRGVHIVTVNDYLAKRDSEWMAPIFQFHGMQVDCIDKYQPNSEERRQAYKADITYGTNNEFGFDYLRDNMARETGDLVQRRHHFAMIDEVDSVLVDDARTPLIISGPIPKGDEHEFYDLKPRLSGLFEAQKKLVSQYLQEAKKLIAEGNEKEGGLSLFRAYRGLPKYKPLIKYLSQTGIKTILQKTENIYLAENQKLMPEADAPLYFTIEEKTNSIELTEKGIERITKEDEDPNFFIMPDIGTEIANLEKDESLSKDELHEKKESIISDYSVKSQRIHSVNQLLRAYALYEKDTEYIIVDDKVKIVDEQTGRVMEGRRYSDGLHQAIEAKENVKVEDATQTYATITLQNYFRMYHKLAGMTGTAETEAGEFWEIYKLDVVVIPTNRPIVRDDREDLVYKTVREKFNAVVDEIVRLTDAGRPVLVGTTSVEISEILSRMLKLRNIKHQVLNAKQHAKEADVVAEAGKPGTVTIATNMAGRGTDIKLTPESKEAGGLAIIGTERHESRRVDRQLRGRAGRQGDPGSSQFYVSLEDNLMRLFGSDRVSKWMDRMGLKEGEVIQHSMISKSIERAQKKVEENNFGIRKRLLEYDDVMNSQREVIYKRRKNALFGERLKVDILNMLYDTSEDIIAMYKGIEDIESFNFACLSTLGIEPPFDEDKLKSTPADKLTEELYEISLKEYDKKNQLIREKAYPIIQKVFEERGATVEEILVPFTDGKKQIGISTNLKRNVETECDELINSMEKMITLALIDQNWKEHLRDMDDLKQSVQNAVYEQKDPLLIYKFEGFELFKKFVARLNEETISFLLKANLPVQEADEVKAAHQAKRQKLKESKEDSGSLLSRQGQAAPPQGNRPPAQKVQPMKSEKVAGRNDKVTVQYTDGTVKKDVKFKTVEEDVNNNKCVIIES